A portion of the Chromobacterium sp. IIBBL 290-4 genome contains these proteins:
- a CDS encoding DUF5610 domain-containing protein, whose translation MSISSLNSNTSGQTGQASAASQSQNAGYSAQTSRNQLNQLLVESLNVSISSGKQSQTLLFKASMININQVLSSDYANSQSGGQAQGSESLQFSETQLSITIQQQNGSGSDSSASASDDDTSPDATSKRILGGALSMFGLYQQQHPEMSTAEQAQNFVSLVRQGFEQGYQEATGVLKNLNVFNGDTASGIQQTHDLVEKGFDAFLKQYQDSSSTQTTSTQGSGS comes from the coding sequence ATGTCGATCTCATCTCTGAACAGCAACACGTCCGGCCAGACCGGCCAGGCCAGCGCCGCCTCGCAAAGCCAAAACGCAGGCTACAGCGCCCAGACTTCGCGCAACCAGCTCAATCAATTGCTGGTCGAATCGCTGAATGTCTCGATCAGCAGCGGCAAGCAATCGCAGACGCTGCTGTTCAAGGCGTCGATGATCAATATCAACCAGGTGCTCAGTTCCGACTACGCCAACAGTCAGAGCGGCGGCCAGGCCCAAGGCAGCGAAAGCCTTCAATTCAGCGAAACCCAGCTCAGCATCACCATCCAGCAACAAAACGGCAGCGGCAGCGACAGCAGCGCCTCCGCCAGCGATGACGACACCTCGCCGGACGCCACCTCCAAACGCATTCTGGGCGGCGCGCTGAGCATGTTCGGCCTGTATCAGCAGCAACACCCGGAAATGAGCACGGCGGAGCAGGCGCAAAACTTCGTCAGCCTGGTGCGGCAAGGTTTCGAACAAGGCTACCAGGAGGCCACCGGCGTGCTGAAAAACCTCAATGTGTTCAATGGCGACACCGCCAGCGGCATCCAGCAGACGCACGACCTGGTAGAAAAAGGTTTCGATGCTTTCCTGAAACAATATCAAGACAGCAGCAGCACTCAAACCACCTCCACGCAAGGGAGCGGCAGCTAG
- a CDS encoding IS1595 family transposase produces MDAQSFQRFLAQLDQLTLKQRSLLSSALKHPTHHDAIQDALPDLTACPHCQAEANQLALWGWSRGLRRYRCKQCHRTCNALSGSPLAKLRKADRWLSYAQALQDGLTVRAAARACGISKNTAFLWRHRFLHRASDHLAAQARGIVEVDETFILESFKGQRCLPRAPRQRGGVSQTRGTGPDQIPIMVVQDREGHIADFKLKKLNGAHVEAALAPLVDSDAILCSDGAAVYSTFARQHGITHRVVHAKTGQRVREGAFHIQHVNAYHSRLKLWMARFHGVATKYLENYLGWRRMLERYQQTMQPCHCLQEAVGRPLQHIIGT; encoded by the coding sequence ATGGATGCCCAGAGTTTTCAGCGTTTTCTTGCCCAACTGGATCAGCTCACGCTCAAACAGAGGAGCTTGCTGTCTTCTGCGCTTAAACATCCCACTCACCATGACGCCATTCAGGACGCCTTGCCTGACCTGACGGCTTGCCCACACTGCCAGGCCGAGGCCAACCAGTTGGCGTTATGGGGCTGGAGCCGAGGCCTGCGGCGTTATCGCTGCAAACAGTGCCACCGGACCTGCAATGCCTTGTCGGGCAGTCCATTAGCCAAATTGCGCAAGGCCGATCGCTGGCTGAGCTACGCCCAAGCACTGCAGGATGGCTTGACCGTGCGAGCAGCCGCTCGTGCATGCGGCATCAGCAAGAACACGGCTTTCCTATGGCGGCATCGCTTCTTGCATCGCGCATCAGACCATCTGGCGGCGCAAGCCCGAGGCATCGTCGAAGTAGATGAAACCTTCATTCTGGAATCATTCAAAGGGCAGCGGTGCCTCCCCCGCGCGCCGCGCCAGCGGGGTGGCGTCAGCCAAACACGGGGAACCGGGCCGGATCAGATTCCCATCATGGTGGTGCAGGACCGAGAGGGACATATAGCGGACTTCAAGTTGAAGAAGCTCAATGGCGCTCATGTGGAAGCGGCTTTAGCCCCGTTGGTGGATAGCGACGCCATCCTGTGTTCGGACGGCGCAGCGGTGTACTCGACCTTTGCCAGGCAGCATGGCATTACCCATCGAGTCGTGCATGCCAAGACGGGACAGCGGGTACGCGAGGGGGCGTTCCATATCCAGCATGTGAATGCCTACCATAGCCGCTTGAAGCTTTGGATGGCTCGATTCCACGGGGTTGCCACCAAATACCTTGAAAACTATCTGGGGTGGCGACGGATGCTGGAGCGCTATCAGCAAACCATGCAGCCTTGCCACTGCTTGCAGGAGGCAGTGGGTCGTCCCTTGCAACACATTATTGGGACATAG
- a CDS encoding acyl-CoA dehydrogenase C-terminal domain-containing protein — protein sequence MPAYKSPLRDFNFVLNELIKVQDIIPTLPGYEEATQDIFSAYLEQAAQFCESELAPLNRQGDEEGCQFDSATKSVTTPAGFKEAYKQYCELGFPALDCDPAYGGQGMPKSMAFPIMEMQCSANVAWSMYPGLSHGAYSAIHAHGTEAQKAEYLPKLVDGSWTGTMCLTEPHCGTDLGLLKTKAEPNEDGSYRITGTKIFISAGEHDMADNIIHLVLARLPDAPKDVKGISLFIVPKFLDDKSRNAVSCGSLEHKMGIKANATAVINLDGAKGWLIGEANKGLACMFTMMNAARLGCGMQGLGIGEASFQGALAYARERLQMRALNGPKCPDKAADPIIVHPDVRRMLLTQKAYTEAGRALAALLALQLDIEDKHPDASAREDAADLVALLTPVAKAFMTDNGYTAANMGMQVFGGHGFIREWGMEQLVRDCRISQIYEGTNGIQAIDLLGRKVLLDQGSKLRKFTKQIHKFCQQYEGHAQLGEFVNPLSKLMKEIGEITMGVGMASMQNKDEAGAAATDYLRLIGHLTYAWLWARMAEVAYAKLGQGEDGFYNGKIATARFYYAKLLPEVESLKASIKSGAKTLMTLEDEHFAF from the coding sequence ATGCCTGCATACAAATCGCCGTTGCGCGATTTCAACTTCGTTCTGAACGAGCTGATCAAGGTACAGGACATCATTCCCACGTTGCCGGGTTATGAAGAAGCCACCCAAGACATCTTCAGCGCCTACCTGGAACAGGCCGCGCAGTTCTGCGAATCGGAACTGGCGCCGCTGAACCGCCAGGGCGACGAGGAAGGCTGTCAGTTCGACAGCGCCACCAAATCGGTCACCACGCCGGCGGGCTTCAAGGAAGCGTACAAACAATATTGCGAGCTGGGCTTCCCCGCCCTGGACTGCGATCCGGCCTATGGCGGACAAGGCATGCCCAAGAGCATGGCCTTCCCCATCATGGAAATGCAGTGCTCGGCCAACGTGGCCTGGTCGATGTACCCCGGCCTGTCCCACGGCGCGTATTCTGCCATTCATGCGCACGGCACAGAAGCGCAAAAAGCGGAATATCTGCCCAAGCTGGTAGACGGCAGCTGGACCGGCACCATGTGTCTGACCGAACCGCACTGCGGCACCGATCTGGGCCTGCTGAAAACCAAGGCGGAGCCTAACGAAGACGGCAGCTACCGCATCACCGGCACCAAGATCTTCATCTCGGCCGGCGAACACGACATGGCCGACAACATCATCCACCTGGTGCTGGCCCGCCTGCCGGACGCGCCCAAGGACGTGAAGGGCATCTCGCTGTTCATCGTGCCCAAGTTCCTGGACGACAAGAGCCGCAACGCCGTCTCCTGCGGCAGCCTGGAACACAAGATGGGCATCAAGGCCAACGCCACCGCGGTGATCAATCTGGATGGCGCCAAGGGCTGGCTGATCGGCGAAGCCAACAAGGGCCTGGCCTGCATGTTCACCATGATGAACGCCGCCCGCCTCGGCTGCGGCATGCAGGGCCTGGGCATAGGCGAAGCCTCGTTCCAGGGCGCGCTGGCCTACGCCCGCGAACGTCTGCAGATGCGCGCGCTGAACGGCCCCAAGTGCCCGGACAAGGCTGCCGACCCCATCATTGTCCACCCTGACGTGCGCCGCATGCTGCTGACCCAGAAGGCCTACACCGAAGCTGGCCGCGCGCTGGCCGCGCTGCTGGCGCTGCAGCTGGACATCGAAGACAAGCATCCGGACGCCTCGGCCCGCGAAGACGCCGCCGATCTGGTGGCGCTGCTGACGCCGGTCGCCAAGGCCTTCATGACCGACAACGGCTACACCGCCGCCAATATGGGCATGCAGGTGTTCGGCGGACACGGTTTCATCCGCGAATGGGGCATGGAACAGCTGGTGCGCGATTGCCGCATCTCGCAAATCTACGAAGGCACCAACGGCATCCAGGCCATCGACCTGCTGGGCCGTAAAGTGTTGCTGGATCAAGGCAGCAAGCTGCGCAAGTTCACCAAGCAGATCCACAAGTTCTGCCAGCAGTACGAAGGCCACGCGCAACTGGGCGAGTTCGTCAATCCGCTGTCCAAGCTGATGAAGGAAATCGGCGAGATCACCATGGGCGTGGGCATGGCCAGCATGCAGAACAAGGATGAGGCCGGCGCGGCCGCCACCGACTATCTGCGCCTGATCGGCCACCTGACCTACGCCTGGCTGTGGGCGCGGATGGCCGAAGTGGCCTACGCCAAGCTGGGCCAAGGCGAAGATGGCTTCTACAACGGCAAGATCGCCACCGCGCGCTTCTATTACGCCAAGCTGCTGCCGGAAGTGGAATCGCTCAAGGCCAGCATCAAATCCGGCGCCAAGACGCTGATGACGCTGGAAGACGAGCACTTCGCTTTCTAA
- a CDS encoding DUF2062 domain-containing protein encodes MSWLKRKVRRFSSQRHQWFASPWLSWLAPCLDKPEYWAFNRRKVAMGVAVGLYSGVMPGFTQKATALALALLLRVNLPTAMVVSLYSNPLTVLPLYYLAYCLGGWLLGVSGAGVVTAPPSLFSLGLSAWLQATLQWLIQLGWPLLVGMPALGLALGVAGYVFTRVLWRWSVLSAWNNRKEKCGSV; translated from the coding sequence ATGAGTTGGCTGAAAAGAAAAGTGAGGCGTTTTTCCTCGCAACGCCATCAATGGTTCGCCAGTCCATGGTTGAGCTGGCTGGCGCCATGCCTGGACAAGCCCGAGTATTGGGCTTTCAATCGCCGCAAGGTGGCGATGGGCGTGGCGGTCGGCCTTTACTCCGGCGTGATGCCGGGTTTCACCCAGAAGGCGACGGCTTTGGCGCTGGCCTTGTTGTTGCGGGTCAATCTGCCGACTGCGATGGTGGTGTCCTTGTACAGCAATCCTTTGACGGTGCTGCCGCTGTACTACTTGGCGTATTGCCTGGGCGGGTGGCTGTTGGGGGTGAGTGGCGCGGGCGTGGTGACGGCGCCGCCCAGCCTGTTTTCGCTCGGTTTGAGCGCTTGGCTGCAGGCGACTTTGCAATGGCTGATCCAGCTGGGATGGCCCTTGCTGGTGGGCATGCCGGCGCTGGGGCTGGCGCTGGGCGTCGCCGGCTATGTGTTTACCCGCGTGCTGTGGCGTTGGTCGGTTTTAAGCGCCTGGAACAATCGAAAGGAAAAGTGTGGATCTGTTTGA
- a CDS encoding NUDIX domain-containing protein: MDLFEKQLSTEVVHQGGFLKVHRDKVALPDGKEAEREYILHPGAVAVLALTDDEQLIVERQYRYPAGREFIEIPAGKIDPNEPPESTAKRELLEETGYTAQEWLHLGTAYPCIGYSNEKISYYLARRLTLSERQLDDGEFLEVLTLPLREVMDMSLDGRICDSKSIVGLHWLAAYLGGRMRGVPI, from the coding sequence GTGGATCTGTTTGAAAAGCAATTGTCGACCGAGGTGGTGCATCAGGGCGGTTTTCTGAAGGTGCATCGGGATAAAGTGGCCTTGCCGGACGGCAAGGAGGCGGAGAGGGAGTACATCCTCCATCCCGGCGCGGTTGCCGTATTGGCTTTGACTGACGATGAGCAGCTGATTGTGGAGCGCCAGTACCGCTATCCCGCAGGCCGCGAGTTTATCGAGATCCCCGCCGGCAAGATCGATCCCAACGAGCCGCCCGAAAGCACGGCGAAGCGGGAATTGCTGGAGGAAACCGGCTATACCGCTCAAGAATGGCTTCACCTGGGAACGGCCTATCCTTGCATTGGTTATTCCAATGAAAAAATCAGCTACTATTTGGCGCGTCGTCTTACACTTAGCGAAAGACAGCTGGATGACGGCGAGTTTCTCGAAGTGCTGACATTGCCATTGCGCGAGGTGATGGACATGTCGCTGGACGGCCGGATTTGCGACAGCAAGTCGATTGTCGGCCTGCATTGGCTGGCGGCTTACCTGGGCGGGAGGATGAGGGGTGTCCCGATTTGA
- a CDS encoding PilZ domain-containing protein has product MSRFDAYYDRRRGRRVSMGCKARIKSLLTGETFYGECVDLSVDGMALRSAFVPQFGEKLNVIVLVPSVGGVAGKPFEAEVEVRRCNEVQRGLIYEVGVRILLRKS; this is encoded by the coding sequence GTGTCCCGATTTGACGCGTATTATGATCGCCGGCGCGGCCGGCGGGTTTCCATGGGCTGCAAGGCCCGCATCAAGTCGCTGCTGACCGGCGAAACCTTTTATGGCGAATGCGTCGACCTGTCTGTTGACGGGATGGCGCTGCGCTCGGCTTTTGTGCCGCAGTTCGGCGAGAAGTTGAATGTCATCGTGCTGGTGCCGTCGGTGGGCGGCGTGGCCGGCAAACCGTTCGAAGCGGAAGTGGAAGTTAGGCGTTGCAATGAGGTGCAGCGTGGTCTTATATATGAAGTCGGCGTGCGCATTTTGCTGCGCAAGAGTTGA
- a CDS encoding PrkA family serine protein kinase: MHPDIFSHYAVRYDKTREEEYTIQEYLELCKKDPGAYATAAERMLAAIGEPELVDTRHDSRLSRIFSNKVIKVYPAFRDFYGTEEVIEQVVAYFRHAAQGLEEKKQILYLLGPVGGGKSSIAEKLKELMELVPFYCLKGSPVNESPLSLFSYDEDGPILEEQYNIPRRYLKGIPSPWAVKRLHEFNGDIGQFRVVKRYPSVLKQIAVAKTEPGDENNQDISSLVGKVDIRKLEKYAQDDPDAYSYSGGLCLANQGLLEFVEMFKAPIKVLHPLLTATQEGNFKGTEGFGAIPFEGIILAHSNESEWKQFRNNKNNEAFLDRIYIVKVPYCLRVNEEIKIYDKLIRNSSLGKAPCAPGTLKMMGQFAVLSRLKEPENSSLYSKMQVYDGENLKDTDPKAKSLQEYRDYAGVDEGMAGLSTRFAYKILSKVFNFDHSEVAANPVHLLYVIEQQVEREQFPAETEQKYLTFLKEYLAPKYVEFIGKEIQTAYLESYSEYGQNIFDRYVTFADYWIQDQEYRDQDTGEIFDRTSLNAELEKIEKPAGISNPKDFRNEIVNFVLRARANNGGKNPTWTSYEKLRTVIEKKMFSNTEELLPVISFNAKASAEDAKKHEDFVNRMVEKGYTAKQVRLLCEWYLRVRKSS, encoded by the coding sequence ATGCACCCGGATATCTTCAGCCACTACGCAGTGCGCTACGACAAGACCCGCGAGGAAGAGTACACCATCCAGGAATACCTGGAGCTGTGCAAGAAGGACCCGGGCGCCTACGCCACCGCCGCCGAGCGCATGCTGGCGGCGATCGGCGAGCCGGAACTGGTGGATACCCGCCACGATTCGCGTTTGTCGCGCATTTTCTCCAACAAGGTCATCAAGGTCTATCCCGCCTTCCGCGACTTCTACGGCACCGAGGAAGTCATCGAGCAGGTGGTGGCCTATTTCCGCCACGCCGCGCAAGGGCTGGAGGAGAAGAAGCAGATTCTCTACCTGCTGGGGCCGGTGGGCGGCGGCAAGTCGTCCATCGCCGAAAAGCTCAAGGAGCTGATGGAGCTGGTGCCCTTCTATTGCCTGAAGGGCAGCCCGGTCAATGAGTCGCCGCTGTCGCTGTTCAGCTACGACGAGGATGGCCCGATTCTGGAAGAGCAATACAACATTCCGCGCCGCTACCTGAAAGGCATCCCCAGCCCCTGGGCGGTGAAGCGCCTGCACGAATTCAATGGCGACATCGGCCAGTTCCGCGTGGTCAAGCGCTACCCGTCGGTGCTGAAGCAGATCGCAGTGGCCAAGACCGAGCCGGGCGACGAGAATAACCAGGACATCAGCTCGCTGGTGGGCAAGGTCGATATCCGCAAGCTGGAAAAGTACGCCCAGGACGATCCGGACGCTTACAGCTACTCCGGCGGCTTGTGCCTGGCGAACCAGGGTTTGCTGGAATTCGTCGAAATGTTCAAGGCGCCGATCAAGGTGCTGCACCCGCTGCTGACCGCCACCCAGGAAGGCAATTTCAAGGGCACGGAAGGCTTCGGCGCCATCCCCTTCGAAGGCATCATCCTGGCGCACTCGAACGAGAGCGAATGGAAGCAGTTCCGCAACAACAAGAACAACGAGGCCTTCCTCGACCGGATCTACATCGTCAAGGTGCCGTATTGCCTGCGCGTCAACGAGGAAATCAAGATCTACGACAAGTTGATCCGCAACTCCTCCTTGGGCAAGGCGCCTTGCGCCCCCGGCACGCTGAAGATGATGGGCCAGTTCGCGGTGCTGTCGCGGCTGAAAGAGCCGGAAAACTCCAGCTTGTACAGCAAGATGCAGGTGTATGACGGCGAGAACCTGAAGGACACCGATCCCAAGGCCAAGTCGCTGCAGGAATACCGCGACTACGCCGGCGTGGATGAGGGGATGGCGGGTTTGTCCACCCGCTTCGCCTACAAGATCCTGTCCAAGGTATTCAACTTCGACCATAGCGAAGTGGCCGCCAATCCGGTGCATTTGCTGTATGTGATCGAACAGCAGGTCGAGCGTGAACAATTCCCGGCGGAAACGGAACAGAAATACCTGACTTTCCTGAAGGAATATCTGGCGCCGAAATATGTGGAATTCATCGGCAAGGAAATTCAGACCGCTTATCTGGAAAGTTATTCCGAATACGGCCAGAACATATTCGACCGTTATGTCACCTTCGCCGATTACTGGATCCAGGATCAGGAATATCGCGACCAGGATACCGGCGAGATTTTCGACCGCACGTCTTTGAATGCCGAATTGGAGAAAATCGAAAAGCCGGCTGGGATTTCCAATCCCAAGGATTTCCGCAACGAGATCGTCAATTTCGTATTGCGGGCCCGCGCCAACAACGGCGGCAAGAATCCGACTTGGACCAGCTACGAGAAGCTGCGCACGGTGATAGAGAAGAAGATGTTCTCCAACACCGAGGAATTGCTGCCGGTGATCTCGTTCAATGCCAAGGCCAGCGCCGAGGACGCCAAGAAGCACGAGGATTTCGTCAACCGCATGGTGGAAAAGGGCTATACCGCCAAGCAGGTCCGTTTGCTGTGCGAATGGTATCTGCGCGTGCGCAAGTCCTCGTAA
- a CDS encoding YeaH/YhbH family protein yields MSHIIDRRLNGKNKSAVNRERFLRRFKAQIKEAVSKAIKGRSITDIESGEKVSIPVKDISEPNFHHGKGGVWENVHPGNEEFIKGDRIPRPQGGAGGGGSKASQDGEGEDDFVFQLSREEFMNVFFDDLALPNLIKTQLMGIEELKTVRAGYTNDGTPANINIVRSLRGALARRVAMAAPTLSKLDDAEEELDTLIESDDDSGLEVREKRQKIHQLRERLANIPFIDPFDLRYNNRVKQPKPTSQAVMFCIMDVSGSMDEQKKDMAKRFFILLYMFLQRNYEKIEVVFIRHHTSAIEVNEQDFFHSRESGGTVVSSALNLMSDVIRKRYASSEWNIYAAQASDGDNWDSDSANCGRILEENLLPYCQYFAYIEITEGEPQNLWYEYLKVKAHSPQFAMQKIRSASDIYPVFRELFKRQPAGSRAGA; encoded by the coding sequence ATGTCCCATATCATAGACAGACGCCTCAACGGCAAGAACAAGTCGGCGGTCAATCGCGAGCGCTTTCTTCGCCGTTTCAAGGCGCAAATCAAGGAAGCCGTCTCCAAGGCGATCAAGGGGCGGAGCATTACCGATATCGAAAGCGGGGAAAAGGTCTCCATTCCGGTAAAGGACATTTCCGAACCGAATTTCCATCATGGCAAGGGCGGGGTGTGGGAGAACGTGCATCCCGGCAATGAAGAGTTCATCAAAGGCGACCGCATTCCCCGTCCGCAGGGCGGCGCGGGCGGAGGAGGCAGCAAGGCCAGTCAGGACGGCGAGGGCGAAGACGATTTCGTGTTCCAGCTGTCGCGCGAAGAATTCATGAATGTCTTCTTCGATGATTTGGCGCTGCCCAATCTGATCAAAACCCAGTTGATGGGCATTGAAGAGTTGAAAACGGTGCGCGCCGGCTACACCAATGACGGCACGCCGGCCAATATCAACATCGTCCGCTCGCTGCGCGGCGCCTTGGCGCGCCGGGTGGCGATGGCGGCGCCGACCTTGTCCAAGCTGGACGACGCGGAAGAAGAGCTGGATACGCTGATAGAATCCGACGACGACAGCGGGCTGGAGGTCCGCGAAAAGCGCCAGAAAATCCATCAGTTGCGCGAGCGGCTGGCGAATATCCCTTTCATCGACCCATTCGATCTCCGTTATAACAACCGGGTCAAGCAGCCCAAACCGACCAGCCAGGCGGTGATGTTCTGCATCATGGACGTGTCCGGCTCGATGGACGAGCAAAAAAAGGACATGGCCAAGCGCTTCTTCATCCTCTTGTACATGTTCCTGCAGCGCAATTACGAGAAGATCGAAGTGGTGTTCATCCGCCACCATACCAGCGCCATCGAGGTGAACGAGCAGGACTTTTTCCATTCGCGAGAAAGCGGCGGCACCGTGGTGTCGTCGGCGCTTAATCTGATGAGCGACGTCATCCGCAAGCGTTACGCCAGCAGCGAATGGAACATCTATGCCGCGCAGGCCTCGGACGGCGACAACTGGGATAGCGACTCGGCCAATTGCGGCCGCATCCTGGAGGAAAATCTGCTGCCTTACTGCCAGTACTTCGCCTACATCGAAATTACAGAAGGTGAACCGCAGAACCTGTGGTACGAGTACCTGAAAGTCAAGGCGCACAGCCCGCAGTTCGCCATGCAGAAAATACGTTCGGCCTCGGACATCTATCCGGTGTTCCGCGAGCTGTTCAAGCGCCAGCCGGCAGGAAGCAGGGCCGGAGCATGA